In the Rickettsiales bacterium genome, ACCCTGTGCCTCTATTTTCCTCCGATCTGCTTCAAGAAATTCTGCGACCTTCTTTGGCACTGAAATATCTCTTTTTTCGTAAGTTATGTTTACGTTCATTCTCTTCCCTTCTACTCAGTGCAAAAGGGTACACATGATGTGTATCACCAGCTGCTGTAGCCAATTTTACAGCGGAATAGCATGGCTCATTTATTTACTCGGTTGGGTAAATGGCATGCTATTAGGGTTACATATTATATGTAATCCCTCTGGCTTAAGATTATTTTATTTTTTTGAGGATTAGTGCTATGTCCTCAGTTTTATTTTATCATAGTCAAAATATAGTTGAAATAGTTATATTCATTTTTAAGTCTGCTTAATATAACCTGCCTGCATGACTTCGCCATTTTATTAATTGACTATTTTTTTCCAATACATTATAATAACGTTATGCACAACATTGTTTATAACGTTATACATATGGAGGTGTATCTGTGAATGTTAATGAGTTATTAGATTATGCTATCGATGAAGTAAGAAATATTAAAGCAAATGAGATATTTCTAGTTAAGGATTTATTTAAAGGCTATAGGTGGAATCGGATTCCAAGAAGAGATAGAATATTATTAGGAACTTTGTTTCTTAATACTGCAAAAAATGAAAGCAGTTATTTAGACCCTATTGAAAAAACTTCATCCGGTCAGCAAAAATACAGAAAAAAAGCGGAGGTATAAGATGGAAACAATTAATTACTTAGACCTTTTTGCTGGTGCTGGAGGACTTTCTGAAGGATTTATGCGTGCTGGATTCTCTCCTATTAGCCACGTAGAAATTGATAAAGCTGCTTGTTTCACCTTAAAAACAAGGCTAGCCTACAAATGGCTTTTAGATAACAATAAAGAAGATATATATAAATTATATCTTGATGGTAGAATTAGTAGAGATATATTCTATTCATATATACCAGATAAACTTTTACAAACCGTTTTAAACTATGAAATATCTTGGGACAATATCAATATGATTTTTAACGATATAGATAAATTATTAGACAATAAATCTATCGACTTAATAATTGGTGGTCCTCCTTGTCAGGCATATTCTTTAGTGGGAAGAGCAAGAGATAAAAATAAAATGCTCGGTGATGAAAGAAATTATTTATATGTTTTGTATGCTGAATTTCTAAAAAAATATAACCCTAAATATTTTGTTTTTGAGAACGTAACAGGCTTACTTTCTGCCAAAGATACAGATGGTATACTTCATTTTCAAAAAATGCAAAAAGTATTTTCTAAGTGTGGATACTCATTTGAATATAAAGTACTTAATGCAAAAGAATATGGTATATTACAAAATAGAAAAAGAATAATACTCATTGGGAAATCTGGAAAACACAGAAGTTTTTACCCTAACATTGACGTTTGTGAACAAGAATATATAGTAGATGAGATTTTTAAAGATCTTCCTATTCTTAGAGCTGGAGACGGGACGCCTAGACCAACTAAGACATTAGATT is a window encoding:
- a CDS encoding DNA cytosine methyltransferase, coding for METINYLDLFAGAGGLSEGFMRAGFSPISHVEIDKAACFTLKTRLAYKWLLDNNKEDIYKLYLDGRISRDIFYSYIPDKLLQTVLNYEISWDNINMIFNDIDKLLDNKSIDLIIGGPPCQAYSLVGRARDKNKMLGDERNYLYVLYAEFLKKYNPKYFVFENVTGLLSAKDTDGILHFQKMQKVFSKCGYSFEYKVLNAKEYGILQNRKRIILIGKSGKHRSFYPNIDVCEQEYIVDEIFKDLPILRAGDGTPRPTKTLDYQGNYLYTSKIKRHNLEEITFHCSRPNKNQDLEIYKIAVDLWNKKKKRLSYNELPKELQSQNNKKSFLDRFKVVASDLPYSQTIVAHISKDGHYFIHPDIKQNRSLTPREAARLQTFPDDYYFESISGVPSRTPAYKQIGNAVPVLLAEKIAKALLEVW
- a CDS encoding single-stranded DNA-binding protein; this encodes MNVNELLDYAIDEVRNIKANEIFLVKDLFKGYRWNRIPRRDRILLGTLFLNTAKNESSYLDPIEKTSSGQQKYRKKAEV